Within Oncorhynchus nerka isolate Pitt River linkage group LG8, Oner_Uvic_2.0, whole genome shotgun sequence, the genomic segment ATTGTCTAACTAGTTAGTAAACCATTTGGACTTCCTGTTTACCAGTCACCTGCTTAACCAAGGTTTGAGCAGTTACCCAATCTGAAACTGCCATAATTCcctcaaccacaccaccacagacCAGTGGAAATCACCCAATAGCGCCCCAAACAAATCCAAATGTGTATTTAATAAAAAGCCTCCACACATTTTATTGCCACATAATATCCTTAGGGCACTTGGCTTTAAAGCGTTTACTTTTTGAGCCTCTCTTCTTCCCCAGTTCCCTGGTTTTAGAATAGGCCCCTCCGCTCTGACTGTTCTCGGAGGCCTTGTTTCTTTTGTGGTGCAAAAGATCAGCCCCATCGTAGCTGCCTGGTGCTTTTTCACGAGTGCCAAGCCCTCCATTAGGGTGCAGTACACAGAGTTCTACTGATAACACAAAGGAGACATTATCTACCTGGGGTGTTGTGCAGGACAGGTGTTCTCCGGGCTCTGGCCTAGTTCAGAGGCTTTTCACAGgcaaacagacaggcaggcagcacagCCAGTTTAGTCACCATGCACCAATGGGGTAACGCGATACTGAGGAGTCTTAAGTGGAGAAAATAGGATGATTGgtatcacacgcacacacagatgcatatcgaacacacatacatacagtatatataccaaCACACGCAAGACACAGTAAATGTGAGTATTGTTAGAGGTGTTAGGTTAATTTAGACTTCTGAGAAGTGGTTTTCTAATTTAATTCTTCCCCGTTAGGCTACTATTATACTATGAAAGCAGCAGTCATGCGCGTCTTCTAAAATGAGTTAATGGGGAAGGAATGAGAACTCTTTCTCGTGTTCTCCATAAAATGAGTAATGTgacctattttctctctcttcttccaacCTATTTTGTCACTTAACGCCCCTTTAGatataccatatgaatgatatcACAGTGAATCACCAACTGGTATGTGGACACACTGGTCATATTTAAAGGGACGGTGTGGCTTTAAGAGGGGGAGTTCTCCAGCCCAGATTGCTGGCCAGGACTTCACCACCTCAGTGTTGTTGTTCAGCTCCGCTCTGTTCGATGGAGGACTTTGTGCCACTCGGCCAGAAGGGGATTGTGCAAtcaaacttctctctctctctctctgctgtgtgtcacGTAGGCTCCGGTTACAGAGCGACAAACGGTTTATTGCTGCTTATCAGCCCCATAAGCAGACTGTTATGGTTTATTACTGCGCTACAACAAAACCTGCCCCTGTCAGCAGTCTGttttacacacacataccacacacacacattagtaagTGGAAACCCAAATACCAATATAAATAGTTGATGCTTCATTACATGGTAATAGAAATATCAGATAAAAAAGCAGATAAGATATTCCAATGGAATCATGTATTACCTACAAAGGAATAAAACCTTTACTTTTCCACAATCATTATTGGGGAGGTGTTTAGTACAGTAAAACATAAACAATCATTTTTTCCTTCCATTTTCCATGGAATCATGTAATTTATTATCTGTAAGTAATCCATACCACAATCGAAAGATACATCTAAACTAATAACGGTGATAGATTAGTTATGTGAACATCATCAACCAGTATTACCTTATTAGACTCCATCAACTccataataaaataaaacatgattATAGTTTGATTTGCGATACAATTACTTAAAATCGAACTATACCTCATACAGTTATTATCATGCTATTAATCACATTTATGTCCCAATTTATGACCATATTCAATGTTTATCAAAGCACATGCATCCTTAtctcgcatacacacacacacacacacacacacactaggaacTAAGGCTGATCAGGTGCAGACAGCTTTGCACCCCGCTTCTCCCTCAGATAGACGTCTGAAAGTAGCAGAGATTTAGCTTACTGGCTCTCACCTGTAAACACCAGACAGCATCTCTTACAtctatccctctttctttctccccctctctctcttgtctcctcaTACAGAACTACACAGGCTCTACTATAGGGTAACCGAAGAACAACAGTTACCCCCTCTGTGCCCTTTTTTGGCAATACAAGCAATACCATGGTAACCTAATAGTGTTCCAATGATGATGAAACTCATGGTAACCCGATaataacctcctctctctttctccacagaGCAATACAAGCACCACTGGTTCCCCGACAGGCCATGCAAGGGCTCGGGCTACCGCTGCATCCGCATCAATCACAAGATGGATCCCCTGGTGGGGCAGGCAGGCCAGCGCATCGGCCTGACCATCAATCAGCTCTACCTACTGCTGCCTAGTGAGCTCACCCTCTGGGTGGACCCCTTCGAGGTGTCCTACCGCATCGGCGAGGACGGCTCCATCTGCGTGCTCTACGAGTCCCAGCCGGTGGCCCCGGCGCCGTCGGGAGGCAGTGCGGTCACCTCGACCCCCATGGTGGACAGTCACATCAGCTGCAAGGAGGCGGCGGGGATGCTGGGTAGGACCAGCCCTTCCAAAGCCTACAACATGATGACTATGTCCAGCTAAGGGCTGCCACCCGCCACGTCGGGTCGTGGGTTTCGCCCTAGTTGGTCGATGGCGAACCTTTTTAAAGCTAAaaagaaattaaatgaaaaagagaaaaaaaaggagGAGAAAAGGCAGAGGATGTGGCCTATCGTCCAGGTGAAACCTTGTAGGTTTGATATTTCTTTCTCCTTCCTCGCTCCATAgtctgttatgttgtgttgtgggaTCTACCGGAGGCTTCGTTTTTTCCCCCGCGGAGAGGACTGTGTGGAGCGTGGAGCTGTTGGGGGCAGCTAAAACAAACCAAGAAACCGAACAGAGAAACAGCGCAGAGAAGGGGCtgctttttgtttttgtttttttacacaaATCTATCATTGTTGACTTTGCACTTTCTTCTCCACGTGGTTACAATGGGTACCATGTCACCACCACCCTCTCAAAAGCTTCAAGGAACTGCTGTCAAGAACCATACCGTTAAATTTCAGCCTTTTATCTACTTCCTGTTGTTATTGGGTGTACTTGTCTAGGAAGGAAGTTAAGGGGCTGAGGTCCCGACTGTGCCTGTTTCTAGGTCAGTCTCTGGGGAAACGCTCTAAGTCATTTTCTTCTAAAACCCAGTTTTTGGACCACAGGGTATTTCTTTACCCCCAGTGGCTGCCCCATATACCAGTGTCGAGCTTCAGGAAGCCCCTCCACCTCCATATGGAAGTGCAGTGGAATGCGCTGTGACACCTGTTGCTAAGGACAGTAATGTGTCACAGCGCACCCCACCAACACCCCCAACCATGTATGTGTAGCTTTCTGGGGAGGGCTGGGTATTTGTCCCCTCCCCTTCGATCAATGTTGGTTTGAAATTCACAATCAAGTTCTCGTTTTGTTTATATCCCTCCATCtttatatccctccatccccaccctgACCTTTGGCCCTCTCCAAATTCAAAGTGTAGCATAGGTGGCACTATATTCTCACCAAAATCTGGatcatttgttttggttgttGTGGCCCTGTCAGAAGAAATGGGGATGTGTACTTCTAGAGAAAACCATCTTTATTCCATTCGCTCCAATGTCATCTTTCATGAGTTCCCCTCCTTTTCTTTGGTAAATTACTCACAGCTCTTACGTCAGGCTAGACCCCACTCTATAGAATTGGGGAGAGTAACTGAAGGTTTTAAAAAGATTTCACACTGTAAGCATTTCATTCAGATCCGTTCAGGTTTTGGTAGGTAGGTGCGGTTTGTGACAGGTTAGGCGTCTGTTGTCCGTTTGTAAGGCACTTTTCTCGgaagcccccccccacacacacacacacacacacacacacacagatggcaaTTTGAGACACTTATAGAACTCTGATAGATCTCTCTGCAGCTGTCGAGGGGTGTGTGAGTGTAGCCAAAGGGAAGTCTGTACGCCCCTGACTGTTTCTATCCAACTCAGTCCCAATGGCCTTGTCAGGCTTTCTCATGTGTTTTTGTTAGACTTTGTTCTTGTCTTTGTGATTGAAGATGGGTCTAAGGCTTTCAACACCTCTCCTTTCTTCTGTCTCTCAGTTTGGATGAGGGGTACGTTGCCCAATGTAGGACTTCAATGTTACACCTATGAGCCATTCTCTGGAGAACCGAGAGAGAACCAGCGTAATGTTAGCCAGCCTGGTTCGAGGTGCTGCTGGACCCTCTCTGGAGGTGTGCCTGTCAGGGCAGACAGACACAAGAAGCCCCTCTGGTGCCACATATCACCCACAGCCAGCTACCCAACCAGCCAACCCCCTCCCCCCAATAGCAGTACGGAGATAGCAGTAACACATATCGTCTATCCTCGCACCAGGGGAGGGAATGGAGGTGGTGCGGGGGGCCAGAGCCGGATACTCTCGTCCAGGGCAGCTACaatccctccggccccctctaaaCTAACCTCCACCCAACCAACCCCCTCTTGGCGGTGGAGAGCAAAGCCAGCACATGCACTCAGCGCACTCCGTCTGCACTGGGAGCCCACATAGAGACAGGCAACAAAGAGGAGTCAAAGGATAGGAAGTGACAGTACACAGTCCAAGTTTCTTTGTTTCTTAGGCTGAGCACTGAACTAGTTTACATGGGTGCAATAGGACGATGGTGGTGTCAGTCGTTCTATAGCTCACTCCTGGTTGGCCGCGCCGCAGACAGACGATGTGACAGGTCGTGGGGTTTCGGGGCTTTTATCCACTAAGCTGGCCAGGCTAGGCACCAGCCCATCAGACCTACATGTGCTGCTTTAAGCTCCCTAAGCACAGAGGATCATGGGTAATGGATCTGTGGTTGTTGATGCACTGCACACCCTATCCTCCCTcatccactcccctcctcctcactgtcctccctctctccatttctcctggTGCTCCTTCAGCAATCTGTGGAAAAAGCAGTGTCTCCACATGAACCAGATGGACATGTCTGAGAGAGTAGCCCAGAGCTTTGTTGTTGTGGTTGAAAACCAGCTTTTTAAAAACCTTGCAGCTCCTCTATTGCTTCGATTATGCCAGCTATCGATGTTGTTATGAGATTGGTCTGTGTTTCAGACGTAGCAAGTTGTCCCTCTTTTTGCTATATGTATTTTAACGTCACAGAGGTAGCATCTCATCCCCCCCCTCCCTTTCGCCCTAGTCTGATCATCTATCCCAATTTGAACAGACTTCATTTTTAGACCTACCAAAAAGGAAACGAAGCCGAAATTGTTTGATCTCTTTCTCAACAGTAACACCACCACCAAAACAATTGGATTTAGTCCACAATATCGGATCTGTAAATGCATCCATTCAGCCTTTGCGCACATAGGTTTCAGAAACGTTGTGAAAAGTGTTTTTGAATAGTCGGAGGTAATAGCACATAAAATGCACTAAATTATGTCAAGTTGAAGTTGTGACGTTTTTGAGACGCGGGAGTCTCTTCTGGAATGTATTACCAAACTCAGGCCTCGGACATTCAATAAAAACCCTTCTGGAAAAGCCTGGGACATTCAATAAAAACCCTTCTGGAAAAGCCTGGGACATTCAATAAAAACCCTTCTGGAAAAGCCTGGGACATTCAATAAAAACTCTTCTGGAAAAGCTGTGCATGTTAAGACGTGAAACGGGAAGGGAATAGTCATCAATGATTCATCAATGATTTTAGAATTATTGCCACTTTCACATTTAGGGTGTTTTACATATTCTAGAATCTATTGCTATTGTACACCATATGGTAGAATACATGCATAACATTACACAATGGGAAGTGCCAAtcatttgttttgaggtgtttaGATGGATTTCTTTTGCATTTCCTAGTTTTAACACGGATAACTATTTTCGTAAGTGAAGCCATTTGTGATAGGAGTGTTGGCAAGGACCAATCTGTTTTGGTAAAAGAAATATCAGTTTCCATGCCCTGTACTGATAGACTTAtcctttgttttttttttacttacaAAACAAGAAAAACGTTTTAAAAATCTGAGCGTACCCAAGAAGA encodes:
- the LOC115132914 gene encoding protein BTG1, which produces MHTLCARGTMKPEISAAVGFLSRFLRIKGHVNDRQLQSFSASLQDILSEQYKHHWFPDRPCKGSGYRCIRINHKMDPLVGQAGQRIGLTINQLYLLLPSELTLWVDPFEVSYRIGEDGSICVLYESQPVAPAPSGGSAVTSTPMVDSHISCKEAAGMLGRTSPSKAYNMMTMSS